In Kutzneria kofuensis, the DNA window GCGCTGCGCGGATGAGCCGCTTGGTGCACGTCGGTCAGGTGATCGTCGACATCGTCATGTACGTGCCGCACCTGCCCGAGCGTGGCGGCGACGTGTTGGCGTCCAGCGGCGGCACCGAGGTCGGCGGTGGCTTCAACGTGCTCGCCGCCGCCGTGCGGCAGGGGTTGACCGCCGCGTACGGCGGCATGCACGGCACCGGCCCGCTCGGCGACCTGGCCCGCAAACGCTTGGCGCAGGAGCAGATCGACGTCCTCCAGCCGAAGGTGTCCACAATGGATACCGGCTTCACGGTGGCGCTGGTCGACGCCGAGGGCGAGCGAACGTTCGCGACCACCTTCGGCGCGGAGGGCCGGCTGCGCGCCAACGACCTGGCACGGATCCGGCTGTTCCCCGACGACATCGTGTACGTGTCGGGCTATGGGCTGGCGTTGCCGGTGAACGGGCCGGCGGTGAGTTCCTGGCTGTCCACTGTGGAGTCCGGGGTCATGGTCGTGGTGGACCCGGGGCCGCTGGCGGCGGAGATCCCGGAGGCCGTGCTGAAACCCGTGCTCGACCGGGCCGACTGGATCAGCTGCAACGAGCGTGAGGCTGGGCTGCTGACCGGCGAGGACGACCCCCTCAAGGCGGCCGAAGCCTTGAGACGACGCAACGCGATCGTCCGTGTCGGGGCCGGCGGCTGCGTGCTGGCGACGGCCGACGAGGTGATCACGGTGCCGGGCTTCCCGGTCGAGGTGGTCGACACCAACGGGGCCGGTGACGCGCACACCGGTGCGTTCATGGCGGCCCTGGCCGCCGGCCTGCCGCCGGCGAAGGCGGCCAGGCGGGCAAATGCCGCTGCCGCGATCGCCGTCACGCGACGGGGGCCGGCTTCCGCGCCTACGATCGAGGAGGTGCACAAGCTGCTGAGCGACGAGGAGCCTGGGGATGTCGCTGACTGACAAGGTGGCCGCCGCGGTCGCGAACCCGCTGACCACGGACGCCTTCGACCCGCACGCCGCGCTCGCGGACGTGTTGGCCGGCATCGGAATGAGCCCCTCCGACACCGGCGGCGAGATCACCTTCGTCGGCGCGGACCCGGTGGTGCCGAGCACGTTGCGGCTCGGCGGCGCGGCCGGTGTCGCGCTGGTCGCCAAGTCCGCGGCGATGGCCAAGCTGTGGCGGCTGCGCGGCGGCGACGGCCAGGACATCGCCGTCGACCTGCGGGTGGCACCGCACCGGCTGTGCCCGTTCTACGACCGCAAGTGGGAGAAACTCAACGGCCACGTCCCGGTGACGGCCGCCAATCCCACCAACGCCTTCGGCTTCGGCTTCTACCGCACGGCCGACGACCGCTGGGTGATGCCGCTCAACCCGTACCCGAAGATCAAGGTCGCCGCGCAGAAGCTGCTGGACGTCCCGGACGACCCGGAGCGGGTGGCGCAGGCGGTGTCCAAATGGGATGCCCGTGAGCTGGAGGCCGCGGCCGTCGAGGCGGGTGTCGTGTTGCCGATGCTGCGTTCCACCGAGGAGTTCCTCGCCGAGAACACCGGCATCGAGAACCTGCCGCTGATCGAGATCACCAAGATCGGTGACTCCGAGCCGGAACCGCTGCCCGGCGGCGTCGAGCTGCCGTTGGCCGGGATCCGCGCGCTCGGCATGGGGCACGTGATCGCCGGCGCCGGGGCCGGCCGGGCGCTCGCGCTGCACGGCGCCGACGTGCTGAATCTGTGGCGGGTCAACGAGTTGGAGCACGACGTCACGTACATCACGGCCAACGTCGGCACCCGCTCGGCGACCATCGATCCCCGCGCGGACCGCGAGCTGGTCAACGGCCTGCTGGCCGGCGCGGACGTGTTCTACGCCAACCGACGGCCCGGCTATCTGGAGCAGATCGGCGTGTCCGCCGAGCAGGCGGCACAGGTCCGGCCGGGGATCGTGCACGTCACGGCGTCGCTGAACGGGGAACGGGGGCCGTGGGCCGGCCGGGTCGGTTTCGACCAGACCGCCGGCAGCCTCGTCGGCATGATGAACCTGGAGGGCGACGCCGCCGGCCCGGCGCTGCCGCCTATCCTCGTCGTCAACGACTACATCGTGTCGTGGCTGATGGCCACCGGCGCGGCCGAGGCGTTGGCCCGGCGCGCCGTCGAGGGCGGCAGCTACCGCGTGCACGTGTCGTTGACCCGGGCGGCTCTGTGGATCTTGAGCCTCGGCGTTTTCGACAAGGCGTACGCGGCTTCGGTGGCCGGAAGCGGTGAGGAGCACCGGTATCTGGATCCGGAGACGTTCACTGTGGACACTCCGCTGGGTGAGTACCAGGGCGTGACCGAGCAGGTCCGGATGTCGCTGACGCCCGGGCGCTACGCCGTTCCGCTGGTGCCGCGCGGGTCGTGCAAGCCGGTGTGGCTGACCGAATAGGTGAGTTCCAGGCGGATCCATGGGCACCGGCTCGGTTCGGGTCCCGATCCGAGCTAGGCTCGCGACATGACCGATGTCCTCCTGGAGATCCCGGCCGTCGTCGACCGGCTGCGGGCCGCGTTCCGATTCGGCCGCACCAAGCCGTTGTCGTGGCGGCGTGGGCAGCTCGGCGCGCTGCGGGCGATGCTGACGGA includes these proteins:
- a CDS encoding CoA transferase, with protein sequence MSLTDKVAAAVANPLTTDAFDPHAALADVLAGIGMSPSDTGGEITFVGADPVVPSTLRLGGAAGVALVAKSAAMAKLWRLRGGDGQDIAVDLRVAPHRLCPFYDRKWEKLNGHVPVTAANPTNAFGFGFYRTADDRWVMPLNPYPKIKVAAQKLLDVPDDPERVAQAVSKWDARELEAAAVEAGVVLPMLRSTEEFLAENTGIENLPLIEITKIGDSEPEPLPGGVELPLAGIRALGMGHVIAGAGAGRALALHGADVLNLWRVNELEHDVTYITANVGTRSATIDPRADRELVNGLLAGADVFYANRRPGYLEQIGVSAEQAAQVRPGIVHVTASLNGERGPWAGRVGFDQTAGSLVGMMNLEGDAAGPALPPILVVNDYIVSWLMATGAAEALARRAVEGGSYRVHVSLTRAALWILSLGVFDKAYAASVAGSGEEHRYLDPETFTVDTPLGEYQGVTEQVRMSLTPGRYAVPLVPRGSCKPVWLTE
- a CDS encoding PfkB family carbohydrate kinase → MSRLVHVGQVIVDIVMYVPHLPERGGDVLASSGGTEVGGGFNVLAAAVRQGLTAAYGGMHGTGPLGDLARKRLAQEQIDVLQPKVSTMDTGFTVALVDAEGERTFATTFGAEGRLRANDLARIRLFPDDIVYVSGYGLALPVNGPAVSSWLSTVESGVMVVVDPGPLAAEIPEAVLKPVLDRADWISCNEREAGLLTGEDDPLKAAEALRRRNAIVRVGAGGCVLATADEVITVPGFPVEVVDTNGAGDAHTGAFMAALAAGLPPAKAARRANAAAAIAVTRRGPASAPTIEEVHKLLSDEEPGDVAD